In Pyrus communis chromosome 8, drPyrComm1.1, whole genome shotgun sequence, one genomic interval encodes:
- the LOC137743635 gene encoding protein S40-4-like, whose product MATSESYYARPNYRYLSGDHHHHQTLASDFEFDESDIYNFGRSNSPEYRKPIPSSRGVSAAKNRRGDSGHRTDMNGGKAASLPVGIPDWSKILRGEYRENRRSDDDEADGDDDVEGGVRIPPHEFLARQMARTRIASFSVHEGVGRTLKGRDLSRVRNAIWEKTGFED is encoded by the coding sequence ATGGCGACTAGTGAGAGCTACTACGCTAGGCCGAACTACCGTTACCTCTCCGgcgaccaccaccaccaccaaacccTAGCGTCCGATTTCGAATTCGACGAGTCGGACATCTACAACTTCGGCCGGTCCAACTCGCCGGAGTACCGCAAACCGATCCCGAGTTCCCGCGGCGTCTCGGCAGCGAAGAACCGGCGGGGAGATTCCGGACACCGCACGGACATGAACGGCGGCAAGGCGGCGTCGCTGCCGGTCGGCATTCCGGACTGGTCCAAGATCTTGAGAGGTGAGTACCGGGAGAACCGGAGGAGCGACGATGACGAGGCGGACGGCGATGACGACGTGGAGGGAGGCGTGCGGATCCCGCCGCACGAGTTCCTGGCGAGGCAGATGGCGAGAACGAGAATCGCGTCGTTCTCGGTGCACGAAGGCGTCGGGAGGACGTTGAAAGGGAGGGATCTCAGTCGGGTCCGAAATGCAATTTGGGAAAAAACTGGGTTCGAggattaa